In Pseudomonadota bacterium, one DNA window encodes the following:
- a CDS encoding alpha/beta hydrolase, protein MPWAPTNAGEIYYDLQGSKAAPVLVLVRGLAWSSRYWLTLPGRFASSYRVLTLDSRGAGASSAPLGPYSIGAMADDVAAVLGAAGIGRVHLFGLSLGGMIAQQFALRHRDRLGCLVLGATSAGGWLRRPIPAAAMIRLLLSGLLPPPDTARVMAPVLFAQGFRRRQPRTWARWLELAAVDATPRHGAAAQLLAALRHDTHGALPSIEAPTLVMAGAKDRLIPPEHSVQLARKLPNAQLRVLDDSGHEFPTEQPDVTVRIVRGFLNRSSAIG, encoded by the coding sequence GTGCCGTGGGCACCCACCAACGCCGGGGAGATCTACTACGACCTACAGGGCTCGAAAGCCGCCCCGGTGCTCGTTCTAGTGCGCGGTTTGGCTTGGTCGAGTCGTTACTGGCTGACCCTGCCGGGACGCTTTGCGAGCAGCTACCGTGTTCTGACGCTGGATAGTCGCGGCGCGGGCGCGAGCAGCGCTCCGCTTGGGCCCTACTCGATCGGCGCCATGGCAGACGATGTTGCCGCAGTGCTCGGCGCGGCCGGCATCGGTCGCGTGCACCTATTTGGTCTTTCGCTCGGCGGGATGATAGCGCAGCAATTCGCTCTGCGGCATCGCGATCGGCTGGGATGCCTCGTGCTCGGCGCCACCAGCGCCGGCGGCTGGCTGCGCAGGCCCATCCCGGCTGCAGCCATGATCCGCCTCCTGCTCTCGGGGCTTCTGCCGCCGCCCGACACCGCTCGCGTCATGGCGCCCGTCTTGTTCGCACAGGGGTTTCGCCGTCGCCAGCCTCGAACCTGGGCACGTTGGCTCGAACTCGCCGCCGTGGATGCAACGCCAAGGCACGGCGCGGCTGCCCAGCTGCTTGCCGCGCTGAGGCACGACACCCACGGCGCCCTTCCATCTATCGAAGCGCCCACCTTGGTCATGGCCGGCGCAAAGGACCGGCTGATTCCTCCCGAGCACAGCGTGCAGCTCGCGCGAAAGCTGCCCAACGCTCAACTACGCGTGCTCGACGACAGCGGTCATGAGTTCCCCACGGAGCAGCCGGACGTGACCGTTAGGATCGTGCGTG